A window of Natrinema versiforme contains these coding sequences:
- a CDS encoding Hvo_1808 family surface protein yields MSRVRLFAVLVLVVCSGCALPGNSSGFDTDRELGYVGDYAHDDVFEFDASDGLTEDQLEAVKYRSMARIEVVRGLKYERDVSLEVIDRAEYRDRQTAGTENASAFENELWRGAFLVDGETDVNRAFDDLYGDSVQGYYTNDRIVIIADDADDIRIDRRTLVHELTHALQDQRFGIARRSETIDGLRAENGLLEGEANYVPDRYDRRCGTEWQCLSDPQPAAASGETLTQRPFNVGLFLSIYAPYAEGPPFVADLYDRGGWDAIDRAHDEPPQSTAQLIHPDRYPDTDPIDVDVPDRSSDEWRPITDGTGGSDGDEIEGGEPRTETIGEATLFATLWANGVIDRPLTEGTTERSQYNYSHPATAGWADDSIRVYRHADDPARTGHVWRLAWESPADATEFADAYRQLLANNGAERTDAAGDGTYRIPDGEPFAGAYRVAVAGDTVEIVGVPSVDDLEGIHAAESEATPAIESRSSLESATNPPTPASPRPEPAPLGAMSATPAAHTSADG; encoded by the coding sequence ATGAGTCGAGTCAGACTGTTCGCGGTACTCGTCCTCGTCGTTTGCTCGGGTTGTGCGCTCCCCGGCAACTCGAGCGGGTTCGATACCGACCGCGAACTCGGATACGTCGGCGACTACGCCCACGACGACGTCTTCGAGTTCGACGCGAGCGACGGCCTCACCGAGGACCAACTCGAGGCCGTCAAGTACCGCTCGATGGCCCGGATCGAGGTGGTTCGCGGCTTGAAGTACGAACGCGATGTCTCCCTCGAGGTGATCGATCGAGCCGAGTACCGCGACCGCCAGACGGCCGGGACCGAGAACGCGTCGGCGTTCGAGAATGAACTCTGGCGCGGCGCGTTCCTCGTCGACGGCGAGACGGACGTGAATCGAGCGTTCGACGACCTCTACGGCGACTCCGTGCAGGGCTACTACACGAACGATCGGATCGTCATCATCGCGGACGACGCCGACGACATCCGGATCGACCGCCGGACGCTGGTCCACGAACTGACCCACGCGCTGCAAGACCAGCGCTTCGGCATCGCTCGCCGGAGCGAGACGATCGACGGCCTGCGCGCCGAAAACGGGCTGCTCGAGGGCGAAGCGAACTACGTCCCCGACCGATACGATCGGCGATGCGGGACCGAGTGGCAGTGTCTGTCCGACCCCCAGCCAGCGGCGGCGTCGGGTGAAACCCTCACCCAGCGGCCGTTCAACGTCGGCCTCTTCCTCTCGATTTACGCGCCCTACGCCGAAGGGCCGCCGTTCGTCGCCGATCTCTACGACCGCGGCGGCTGGGACGCCATCGATCGGGCTCACGACGAGCCGCCCCAAAGCACCGCCCAGTTGATCCACCCCGACCGCTATCCCGATACCGACCCGATCGATGTCGACGTTCCCGACCGCTCGAGCGACGAGTGGCGGCCGATCACCGACGGCACTGGCGGCAGCGACGGCGACGAGATCGAGGGCGGCGAGCCCCGGACCGAAACCATCGGCGAGGCGACCCTGTTCGCGACGCTCTGGGCCAACGGGGTGATCGATCGGCCACTCACGGAGGGGACGACCGAGCGCTCGCAGTATAACTACTCCCACCCCGCGACCGCGGGCTGGGCCGACGATAGCATCCGCGTCTACCGACACGCGGACGACCCCGCTCGAACCGGTCACGTTTGGCGACTCGCTTGGGAGAGCCCCGCGGACGCGACGGAATTCGCCGACGCGTACCGCCAGCTTCTCGCGAACAACGGGGCCGAACGGACCGACGCCGCCGGGGACGGCACCTATCGGATTCCCGACGGCGAGCCCTTCGCCGGCGCGTATCGCGTCGCCGTCGCCGGTGACACGGTCGAAATCGTCGGCGTCCCGTCAGTCGACGACCTCGAGGGGATTCACGCAGCCGAATCCGAAGCGACCCCCGCGATCGAGTCACGCTCGTCCCTCGAGTCGGCGACCAACCCGCCAACTCCTGCCTCGCCGCGGCCCGAACCGGCGCCACTGGGAGCGATGTCGGCGACGCCGGCGGCGCACACGTCGGCAGACGGGTAG
- a CDS encoding histone deacetylase, which translates to MQFGYSEVCLAHDPGSRHPESPDRLRAIREGLKKKHGVEYVEADPCELETMAAVHEREYLESVREFCADGGGSWDPDTTAVEETWDATCRSAGLACWAAERALEGATGRNTPFSIGRPPGHHAVYDNAMGFCFVNNVAVAAQHALDSDAYDVDRVAIIDWDVHHGNGTQDIFYDREDVFFVSLHEQGLYPGTGDVDETGEGDGEGTTMNVPMPAGTDDSEYLAALEGPIAAALTEFDPDLLLISAGFDAHRHDPISRIRLSTEAYALMSDRVRTLADDTDAALAFVLEGGYGLDVLADSIALVHETFDGREPIEPDDDPDDKAESALEDVLEAHDLDVDLDTL; encoded by the coding sequence ATGCAGTTCGGCTACAGCGAGGTCTGTCTCGCACACGATCCCGGTTCGCGCCACCCAGAGTCGCCGGACCGGCTACGAGCGATCCGAGAGGGGCTGAAGAAGAAACACGGCGTCGAGTACGTCGAAGCCGACCCCTGCGAACTCGAGACGATGGCGGCCGTCCACGAGCGCGAGTACCTCGAGTCCGTCCGAGAGTTCTGTGCCGACGGCGGCGGGAGTTGGGACCCCGACACCACGGCCGTCGAGGAAACGTGGGATGCAACTTGCCGGAGCGCTGGCCTCGCCTGCTGGGCCGCCGAACGGGCCCTCGAGGGTGCGACGGGCCGTAACACGCCCTTCTCGATCGGTCGCCCGCCGGGTCACCACGCCGTCTACGACAACGCGATGGGGTTTTGCTTCGTCAACAACGTCGCCGTCGCCGCCCAGCACGCCCTCGACTCGGACGCGTACGACGTCGATCGGGTCGCGATCATCGACTGGGACGTCCACCACGGCAACGGCACGCAGGATATCTTCTACGACCGGGAGGATGTCTTCTTCGTCTCGCTGCACGAACAGGGGCTCTATCCCGGTACCGGCGATGTCGACGAAACCGGCGAGGGCGACGGCGAGGGGACGACGATGAACGTTCCCATGCCGGCCGGAACCGACGACAGCGAGTACCTGGCCGCCCTCGAGGGGCCGATCGCCGCCGCGCTCACCGAGTTCGATCCCGACCTCCTCCTCATCAGCGCGGGGTTCGACGCCCACCGCCATGATCCGATCTCCCGTATCCGGCTCTCCACGGAGGCCTACGCCCTGATGAGCGACCGCGTTCGAACCCTCGCCGACGACACCGACGCCGCGCTGGCGTTCGTCCTCGAGGGCGGTTACGGGCTCGATGTCCTCGCCGACAGCATCGCTCTCGTCCACGAGACCTTCGACGGCCGCGAACCGATCGAGCCAGATGACGACCCCGACGACAAAGCGGAATCCGCGCTCGAGGACGTCCTCGAGGCACACGATCTCGACGTCGATCTGGACACCCTCTAG
- a CDS encoding Hvo_1808 family surface protein yields MRSMRTRPSGTFLAVALAVLLVTGGLAGPVMATTAATQTDSVTATSGSTSVPGADSTAVASTASAATQDDRPANPTTEDTVGYVAGYWYDDDLPVDDQSDAVVDEDDLDPVVYRAMARVERIRNLTFDERVSVDVISRAEYRETNRDRFANISSENRLEQNVGYEALFTVDRDTAATDAAETVYGGAVAGYYDPATDEIVIVSENPDTPELNELTLGHELVHALQDQRFDLSQLEGTTQDGETAKNGLVEGDASRVEREYEHRCGTEWDCLEPVDGPSSGGLDINWGIYFSVYQPYSDGPDYVNYLRDQGEGWSAVNAAYDDPPATTAAVIHPGSEREPANVSVPDRSSGDWRQLRVDGETANDTVGEAGMVAMFAADALDSDQPSVIDSTELLQSPESYNYNHSYTNGWAGDELVVYTNDEAENASDPAAAAGRAGYVWRTQWESNGDTQQFVNGYLELLENHDADAVDGRQDTYVIDDGGYAGAYYLERTGQTLTIVRAPSVDELPNVEAGAAPEGEDRLEITDSSGTGTDTVPGFGPLAVASALAIAVLGAGTRIVVGCGRTGGGPRDRD; encoded by the coding sequence ATGAGATCGATGCGCACCCGCCCGTCTGGGACCTTCCTCGCAGTGGCCCTCGCCGTACTGCTCGTGACCGGCGGCCTCGCCGGGCCGGTGATGGCGACCACGGCTGCGACGCAGACTGACTCCGTCACCGCGACTTCGGGTTCGACTTCCGTACCCGGTGCCGATTCGACCGCGGTCGCGAGTACGGCGTCGGCCGCGACCCAGGACGATCGCCCCGCGAATCCGACGACCGAGGACACCGTCGGCTACGTCGCGGGCTACTGGTACGACGACGACCTGCCAGTCGACGACCAGTCCGACGCGGTCGTCGACGAGGACGACCTCGATCCCGTCGTCTACCGGGCGATGGCCCGCGTCGAGCGAATCCGCAATCTCACCTTCGACGAGCGGGTCTCCGTCGATGTCATCTCCCGCGCGGAGTATCGTGAGACCAACCGCGACCGCTTTGCGAACATCTCGTCCGAGAACCGCCTCGAGCAGAACGTCGGCTACGAGGCGCTCTTTACGGTCGACCGGGACACCGCGGCGACCGACGCGGCCGAGACGGTCTACGGCGGTGCCGTCGCCGGCTACTACGATCCCGCGACCGACGAGATCGTCATCGTCTCCGAAAACCCCGACACGCCCGAACTGAACGAACTCACGCTCGGGCACGAGCTCGTCCACGCCTTACAGGACCAGCGGTTCGATCTGTCGCAACTCGAGGGGACGACCCAAGACGGCGAGACCGCGAAAAACGGGCTGGTCGAGGGCGACGCCAGCCGGGTCGAACGCGAGTACGAGCACCGGTGTGGCACCGAGTGGGACTGTCTCGAGCCCGTCGACGGACCGAGCAGCGGGGGGCTCGATATCAACTGGGGCATCTACTTCAGCGTCTACCAGCCCTACAGTGATGGCCCCGACTACGTCAACTACCTGCGCGATCAGGGCGAGGGCTGGTCGGCCGTCAACGCGGCCTACGACGACCCGCCGGCGACGACCGCGGCGGTGATCCACCCCGGCTCGGAGCGCGAACCGGCGAACGTCTCGGTCCCCGACCGCTCGAGCGGCGACTGGCGACAGCTCCGAGTCGACGGCGAGACGGCCAACGACACCGTCGGCGAGGCGGGCATGGTCGCGATGTTCGCCGCCGACGCGCTCGACTCCGACCAGCCATCGGTGATCGACTCCACTGAACTCCTCCAGAGCCCCGAGAGCTATAATTACAATCACTCGTACACGAATGGCTGGGCCGGCGACGAACTGGTCGTCTACACGAACGACGAGGCCGAGAATGCGAGCGACCCGGCCGCGGCGGCCGGTCGCGCAGGCTACGTCTGGCGAACCCAGTGGGAATCGAACGGGGACACCCAGCAGTTCGTCAACGGCTATCTCGAGTTGCTCGAGAACCACGACGCCGACGCCGTCGACGGGCGACAGGACACCTACGTGATCGACGACGGCGGCTACGCCGGCGCATACTACCTCGAGCGAACCGGTCAGACGCTGACGATCGTCCGCGCGCCCTCCGTCGACGAACTGCCGAACGTCGAGGCCGGTGCCGCACCCGAGGGCGAGGACCGTCTCGAAATCACCGACTCGAGCGGGACCGGGACCGACACCGTTCCCGGCTTCGGCCCGTTGGCCGTGGCGAGCGCGCTCGCGATTGCCGTGCTCGGCGCGGGGACTCGGATCGTCGTCGGCTGCGGCCGGACCGGCGGTGGCCCACGCGACCGTGACTGA
- a CDS encoding TIGR00296 family protein, whose product MSQRQGADLSYEDGARAVELARESVESYVQHGQREQPGSMREAFYERTGAFVRLESTRGRGSLRGCAGGYRSDDQLGHVIVDAAIEAASEDSCGSEVSPSELPNLTVSVCTVKNVILTDDPLADLELGTHGVAIDGGEGGWLYPTVPVQNDWSAREYLDRTCRKAKLAPGAWEDDDVIVTLFEGQVFREREADGSIEEV is encoded by the coding sequence ATGTCCCAGCGACAGGGCGCAGACCTCTCCTACGAAGACGGTGCTCGCGCGGTCGAACTCGCGCGTGAATCCGTCGAATCCTATGTACAACACGGGCAGCGAGAACAACCGGGCAGCATGCGCGAAGCCTTCTACGAGCGGACGGGCGCGTTCGTCCGTCTCGAGTCGACTCGCGGCCGGGGGAGCCTGCGAGGCTGTGCGGGTGGCTACCGTTCGGACGACCAGCTCGGTCACGTCATCGTCGACGCGGCGATCGAGGCAGCCAGCGAGGACTCCTGTGGCTCCGAAGTGAGCCCCTCGGAGCTGCCGAACCTGACGGTCTCGGTCTGTACCGTCAAGAACGTCATCCTGACCGATGATCCGCTCGCCGACCTCGAGCTCGGCACCCACGGCGTCGCCATCGACGGCGGCGAGGGCGGCTGGCTCTACCCGACGGTGCCGGTTCAAAACGACTGGAGCGCTCGCGAGTACCTCGATCGGACGTGCCGCAAAGCGAAGCTCGCGCCGGGCGCGTGGGAAGACGACGATGTCATCGTCACGCTGTTCGAGGGGCAGGTCTTCCGCGAGCGCGAGGCCGACGGCAGTATCGAAGAAGTCTAA
- a CDS encoding molybdenum cofactor biosynthesis protein B, protein MTSDTDDRRSTDDHGHDIIDPLFVGIVTVSSSRAGEDDPDDPGGDTIQECFESAGHEVRERVLVRDDYSAIRTAVRGLVARQDIDVVCTTGGTGVTVDDVSPEATASLFERELPGFGELFRSLSWDEVGTRAMASRATAGIAVDTPVFCLPGSESACKTACEELIVPETPHLAGLATRHRTGASDQTLADYGSE, encoded by the coding sequence ATGACCAGCGATACCGACGACCGGCGGAGTACCGACGATCACGGCCACGACATCATCGATCCCCTCTTCGTCGGGATCGTCACCGTCTCGAGTTCGCGCGCGGGCGAAGACGACCCCGACGATCCGGGCGGGGATACCATACAGGAGTGTTTCGAGTCTGCAGGCCATGAGGTTCGAGAACGGGTCCTGGTTCGGGACGATTACTCGGCGATCCGGACCGCCGTTCGGGGGCTGGTCGCGCGCCAAGACATCGACGTGGTGTGTACGACCGGCGGCACCGGCGTCACCGTCGATGACGTCTCCCCCGAAGCGACCGCGTCGCTGTTCGAGCGCGAACTGCCGGGCTTTGGCGAACTGTTCCGGTCGCTCTCGTGGGACGAAGTCGGAACGCGAGCGATGGCCTCGCGCGCGACGGCGGGGATCGCCGTCGACACGCCGGTCTTCTGTCTCCCCGGGAGCGAGAGCGCCTGCAAAACCGCCTGTGAGGAACTGATCGTCCCCGAGACGCCCCACCTCGCAGGGCTCGCGACGCGTCACCGCACCGGAGCGAGCGACCAGACGCTCGCGGATTACGGGAGTGAGTAG
- a CDS encoding cysteine hydrolase family protein: MRIEPASTAVVVVDMQNGFCHPEGSLYAPGSEDVIEPIAALVERARDAGARLLFTRDVHPPEQFDDAHYYDEFDQWGEHVLEGSWEAEIVDKLPVEEADNVVEKHTYDAFYNTELEGWLNARGIDDLVICGTLANVCVLHTGGSAGLRDFRPIMVEDCIGAIEDEHREYALEHAAWLFGEVEPSEDLEFA; this comes from the coding sequence ATGCGCATCGAGCCAGCCAGCACGGCAGTGGTGGTCGTCGACATGCAAAACGGATTCTGTCACCCCGAGGGCTCGCTGTACGCGCCGGGCAGCGAGGACGTCATCGAGCCGATCGCGGCCCTCGTCGAGCGCGCTCGCGACGCCGGGGCGCGGCTACTGTTTACCCGCGACGTCCACCCGCCGGAACAGTTCGACGACGCCCACTACTACGACGAGTTCGACCAGTGGGGCGAACACGTCCTCGAGGGGTCGTGGGAGGCCGAAATCGTCGACAAACTCCCCGTCGAGGAGGCCGACAACGTCGTCGAGAAACACACCTACGACGCGTTCTACAACACCGAACTCGAGGGCTGGCTGAACGCCCGCGGGATCGACGATCTCGTCATCTGTGGCACGCTCGCGAACGTCTGCGTGCTCCACACCGGCGGCAGCGCGGGCCTGCGGGACTTCCGCCCGATCATGGTCGAGGACTGTATCGGCGCGATCGAGGACGAGCACCGCGAGTACGCCCTCGAGCACGCCGCGTGGCTGTTCGGCGAGGTCGAACCGAGCGAGGACCTCGAGTTCGCCTGA
- the cca gene encoding CCA tRNA nucleotidyltransferase, whose amino-acid sequence MSEEDAEGDEPDDRDGDRDLERVVAEVRAQVTPDADERARLREVADRLMERAEQAATERCDGADVLQVGSTARDTWISGDRDIDIFVRFPPEIDRETLEKYGLEVGHATLPEGHEEYAEHPYVKGEVEGFDIDVVPCFRLESATEIRSAVDRTPFHTRYLQRRLDDELADDVRVTKQFLKGIGVYGSDLRTRGFSGYLTELLVCEYGGFRQLLEAAADWHPQVEIDPEGHGRARETENAAAGDAASQFDDPLVVIDPTDPERNVAAVCSRENVARFQHYAREILETPRSDYFEPDEHEPLTESELRAHLERRGTTPVAVRFDAPDLVEDQLYPQLQKSLDGITRGLDDRGFDVFRATTIADESAVVVAELAVSERPAVERHDGPPIHVRDHAEGFYEAYADDAEAYGPFIEGDRYVTEREREFTSAREFLESDRLFDVGLGAHVETALEDGYDVLIDDEITSLLAEFGTELTAYFDPRP is encoded by the coding sequence ATGAGCGAGGAGGACGCCGAGGGCGACGAGCCCGACGATCGAGACGGTGATCGCGACCTCGAGCGGGTCGTCGCCGAGGTGCGAGCGCAGGTCACGCCCGACGCGGACGAACGCGCGCGGCTCCGCGAGGTCGCCGACCGGCTCATGGAGCGAGCCGAACAGGCGGCGACGGAACGGTGTGACGGAGCCGACGTCTTGCAGGTCGGCTCGACCGCCCGCGACACGTGGATCAGCGGCGATCGGGACATCGATATCTTCGTCCGCTTTCCGCCGGAGATCGACCGCGAAACGCTCGAGAAGTACGGCCTCGAGGTCGGCCACGCCACGCTGCCCGAGGGCCACGAGGAGTACGCCGAACATCCCTACGTCAAAGGGGAAGTCGAAGGGTTCGACATCGACGTCGTCCCCTGCTTTCGGCTCGAGTCGGCGACCGAGATCCGCTCGGCGGTCGACCGCACGCCGTTCCACACCCGATACCTCCAGCGGCGACTCGACGACGAACTCGCCGACGACGTGCGGGTCACAAAGCAGTTCCTGAAAGGGATCGGCGTCTACGGCAGCGATCTTCGGACCCGCGGGTTCAGCGGTTACCTCACCGAACTACTCGTCTGCGAGTACGGCGGGTTTCGACAGCTGCTCGAGGCCGCGGCCGACTGGCATCCACAGGTCGAGATCGATCCCGAGGGTCACGGCCGCGCACGCGAGACAGAGAATGCGGCGGCCGGCGACGCCGCCAGCCAGTTCGACGATCCCCTGGTCGTCATCGACCCCACGGACCCCGAACGCAATGTCGCCGCCGTCTGCTCGCGGGAAAACGTCGCCCGCTTCCAGCACTACGCCCGCGAGATTCTCGAAACGCCGCGGTCCGACTACTTCGAGCCCGACGAGCACGAGCCGCTGACCGAATCCGAACTACGCGCTCACCTCGAGCGGCGAGGAACCACTCCCGTCGCGGTCCGGTTCGACGCCCCCGACCTCGTCGAGGATCAGCTCTACCCACAGCTTCAGAAATCCCTCGACGGGATCACGCGAGGACTCGACGACCGCGGGTTCGATGTCTTCCGGGCGACGACGATCGCGGACGAGAGCGCCGTCGTCGTCGCCGAACTCGCGGTCAGCGAGCGTCCCGCGGTCGAGCGCCACGACGGGCCGCCGATCCACGTCCGCGATCACGCCGAGGGGTTCTACGAGGCCTACGCGGACGACGCCGAGGCCTACGGCCCCTTCATCGAGGGCGACCGATACGTCACCGAGCGCGAGCGGGAGTTCACCAGCGCTCGCGAGTTCCTCGAGAGCGACCGGCTCTTCGATGTCGGGCTCGGCGCGCACGTCGAAACGGCCCTCGAGGACGGGTACGACGTGCTCATCGATGACGAAATCACGTCCCTCCTCGCGGAGTTCGGAACGGAACTCACGGCGTACTTCGATCCCCGACCCTGA
- a CDS encoding histone has product MNVELPFAPVDTIIRRNAGDLRVSADASKQLATRIQEHGSELAIDAAEEATADGRKTLMAQDFGVERVVDKDDLELPVAPVDRIARLEIDDRYRVSMDARVALADILEDYADNVARAAAILAHHADRRTITDDDIETYFSLFE; this is encoded by the coding sequence ATGAACGTCGAACTCCCGTTCGCCCCGGTGGATACGATCATCCGGCGGAACGCGGGCGATCTTCGGGTGAGTGCCGACGCGTCGAAGCAACTCGCAACGCGGATTCAGGAACACGGGAGCGAACTCGCGATCGACGCCGCCGAGGAGGCGACGGCGGACGGCCGCAAGACGCTGATGGCCCAGGATTTCGGCGTCGAACGCGTCGTCGACAAGGACGATCTCGAGTTGCCGGTCGCCCCGGTCGACCGCATCGCCAGACTCGAAATCGACGATCGCTATCGCGTTTCGATGGACGCCCGCGTCGCCCTCGCCGACATCCTCGAGGACTACGCGGACAACGTCGCCCGGGCGGCCGCGATCCTCGCGCACCACGCCGACCGGCGGACGATCACCGACGACGACATCGAGACGTACTTCTCGTTGTTCGAGTGA
- a CDS encoding single-stranded DNA binding protein, with amino-acid sequence MSDIEGVYEDLEADVSLEEFREAVEAKVEQMGGLADEETAAMLVAHEVGESEVGGIADIEPGMEEAKFVAKVLSIGEKRTFERDGEDEDGQVVNVEVADETGSVRAAFWDEHAEAAIEELEEGQVLRIGGRPKEGFSGVEVSVDNVEPDPDTEIDVQISDTYAVDDLSLGLSNVNLVGLLLDTDSVRTFDRDDGSEGKVSNLVLGDSTGRIRVTLWDEQADLATELEAGTTVEVIDGYVKERDGSLELHVGNRGAVEEVDEEVEYVPENTPIENLEIDQMVDIAGVVRSADPKRTFDRDDGSEGQVRNIRVQDATGDIRVALWGDKADIDVGPGDEVALGDVEIQDGWQDDLEASAGWQSTITVLESDSTGSGGSEGDAEDSSDQNAGLSAFAGDGDGTDAESATVDSADTESSGGADAGADSAETASADADADSDDPSDGEELEFTGVVVQAGNPIVLDDGETTMSVATDTDVGLGEEVTARGVVRDGRLEANDVF; translated from the coding sequence ATGAGCGACATCGAGGGCGTATATGAGGACCTCGAGGCCGACGTTTCTCTCGAGGAGTTTCGCGAGGCCGTCGAGGCGAAAGTCGAGCAGATGGGGGGACTCGCGGACGAGGAGACGGCGGCGATGCTCGTCGCTCACGAAGTCGGCGAGAGCGAGGTCGGCGGCATCGCCGATATCGAACCCGGAATGGAAGAGGCGAAGTTCGTCGCCAAGGTGCTCTCGATCGGCGAGAAACGGACCTTCGAGCGCGACGGCGAGGACGAGGACGGACAGGTCGTCAACGTCGAAGTCGCGGACGAGACCGGCTCCGTGCGAGCCGCCTTCTGGGACGAACACGCCGAAGCCGCGATCGAGGAACTCGAGGAGGGGCAAGTCCTGCGGATCGGGGGCCGACCCAAGGAGGGCTTTAGCGGCGTCGAGGTCAGCGTCGACAACGTCGAACCCGATCCGGACACCGAGATCGACGTACAAATCTCCGATACGTACGCCGTCGACGACCTCTCGCTCGGGCTCTCGAACGTCAACCTCGTCGGCCTGCTTCTGGACACCGACAGCGTCCGCACGTTCGACCGCGACGACGGCTCCGAGGGGAAGGTCTCGAACCTCGTCCTCGGGGATTCGACCGGACGCATCCGCGTGACGCTGTGGGACGAGCAGGCCGACCTCGCCACGGAACTCGAGGCCGGCACGACCGTCGAGGTGATCGACGGCTACGTCAAGGAACGCGACGGGAGCCTCGAACTCCACGTCGGCAACCGCGGCGCCGTCGAGGAAGTCGACGAGGAGGTCGAGTACGTCCCCGAAAACACGCCGATCGAGAACCTCGAGATCGACCAGATGGTCGACATCGCGGGCGTCGTCCGCTCGGCGGATCCGAAGCGAACCTTTGACCGCGACGACGGCTCGGAGGGACAGGTCCGGAACATCCGCGTCCAGGACGCCACCGGAGACATCCGCGTCGCGCTCTGGGGCGACAAGGCAGACATCGACGTGGGACCGGGCGACGAAGTCGCGCTCGGCGACGTCGAGATTCAGGACGGCTGGCAGGACGACCTCGAGGCCTCCGCGGGCTGGCAGTCGACGATCACCGTTTTGGAATCCGACTCGACCGGCTCCGGCGGCTCCGAGGGCGACGCCGAGGACTCGAGCGACCAGAACGCCGGCCTGTCGGCATTCGCCGGTGACGGAGACGGGACCGACGCGGAATCGGCGACGGTCGACTCTGCCGACACCGAGTCGTCCGGCGGGGCTGACGCTGGGGCAGACAGTGCAGAGACGGCCAGCGCGGACGCTGACGCGGACTCCGACGACCCGTCCGACGGCGAGGAACTCGAGTTCACCGGGGTCGTCGTCCAAGCGGGGAACCCGATCGTTCTCGACGACGGCGAGACGACGATGAGCGTCGCGACCGACACCGACGTCGGGCTCGGCGAGGAGGTAACCGCCCGAGGGGTCGTCCGCGACGGCCGCCTCGAGGCAAACGACGTGTTCTGA
- a CDS encoding nicotinate phosphoribosyltransferase, translating to MSNPFGTVPPEAILAGEATDAYFERTRATLEHADKNPHVVAEVTADQFPTGSFDVFTGVKDVATLFEGRNVDVDALPDGQLFDGGPVLRIEGPYLEFAELETSLLGFLSQPSGFATAALEARLAAPDSLVLSFGARHVHPSIASTVERAALLAGLDGFSHVAAGEILDREAGGTMPHALMFCFGEGNQAEAWTAFDEAVGEDVPRIALVDTFWDEKSESLLAAETLGEDLDGVRIDTTSSRRGDFRHIIREVRWELDARGREDVDIFCSGGLSPDSIRPLRDVADGFGVGSHITGADSVDFSLDIVEIEGEPISKRGKLSGVKDVYRTPEGGHHVALADGDEPDEGDSLLEPLVRDGEVVREFDLDDASERCLEDAEAVDFGRDPS from the coding sequence ATGTCAAATCCGTTCGGAACCGTTCCCCCGGAAGCGATTCTCGCGGGGGAAGCCACGGACGCCTACTTCGAGCGCACGCGGGCCACGCTCGAGCACGCGGACAAGAATCCCCACGTCGTCGCCGAAGTGACCGCCGACCAGTTCCCCACCGGCAGCTTCGACGTGTTCACCGGCGTGAAAGACGTCGCGACGCTGTTCGAAGGGCGCAACGTCGACGTCGACGCGCTCCCGGACGGACAACTGTTCGACGGCGGCCCCGTTCTCCGGATCGAAGGCCCGTACCTCGAGTTCGCCGAACTCGAGACCTCGCTGCTCGGATTTCTCTCCCAGCCAAGCGGCTTCGCGACGGCCGCACTCGAGGCCCGACTGGCCGCGCCCGACTCGCTGGTCCTGTCGTTCGGCGCGCGCCACGTCCACCCCTCGATCGCGTCGACCGTCGAGCGAGCCGCGTTGCTCGCCGGACTCGACGGCTTCTCTCACGTCGCGGCGGGCGAGATTCTGGACCGCGAGGCGGGCGGGACGATGCCCCACGCGCTCATGTTCTGTTTCGGCGAGGGGAACCAAGCCGAGGCTTGGACGGCGTTCGACGAGGCCGTCGGCGAGGACGTGCCCCGGATCGCGCTGGTCGACACCTTCTGGGACGAGAAAAGCGAGAGCCTGCTCGCCGCCGAGACGCTGGGCGAGGATCTCGACGGCGTCCGCATCGACACCACGAGTTCCCGTCGCGGCGACTTCCGGCACATCATCCGCGAGGTCCGCTGGGAACTCGACGCCCGCGGCCGCGAGGACGTCGACATCTTCTGCAGCGGCGGCCTCAGTCCCGATTCGATCCGACCCCTGCGCGACGTCGCCGACGGTTTCGGCGTCGGCAGCCACATCACCGGTGCCGACTCGGTGGACTTCAGCCTCGACATCGTCGAAATCGAGGGCGAACCGATCTCCAAGCGGGGCAAGCTATCCGGAGTCAAAGACGTCTATCGCACGCCCGAGGGCGGCCACCACGTCGCGCTCGCCGACGGCGACGAGCCCGACGAGGGCGACTCCCTGCTCGAGCCGCTGGTTCGCGACGGCGAGGTCGTCCGGGAGTTCGATCTGGACGACGCGAGCGAGCGGTGTCTCGAGGACGCCGAGGCGGTCGATTTCGGCCGGGATCCCTCATAA